Part of the Vigna unguiculata cultivar IT97K-499-35 chromosome 3, ASM411807v1, whole genome shotgun sequence genome, ACCTGGTTTCGTTCTTCAATGCTGAGCCTGGATTTATCAATGAATTAGTATCATTACTGAGCTATGAAGATGCAGTTTTGGAAAAAATTCGGATTTTATGTTTGCATGCATTAGCTGCTCTTTGCCAAGATCGTTCCCGTCAGCAGTCAGTACAGACTGCAGTTACATCTGGTGGGCATCGTGGCATTTTATCTAGCCTGATGCAAAAAGCCATTGATTCTGTTACCAGTGATACCTCAAAATGGTCAGTTCATTTTGCTGAGGCTCTTTTATCTCTTGTCACTGTGTTGGTTTCAACATCATCAGGGTGCTCTGCCATGCGTGAAGCAGGATTTATTCCTACTCTCCTACCCCTCCTTAAAGATACGAATCCACAGCATTTGCATTTGGTTGAAAAGGCTGTGCGCATTTTAGAGGCTTTTATGGATTACAGTAATCCGGCTGCTGCTCTATTCAGAGATTTGGGAGGTTTGGATGATACCATCTCTCGCTTAAAGATTGAAGTCTCATATGTAGAAAATGGTGGAAAACAGCCAGAAGAAAAATCTGAGTCTAGTGCAAGAAGTGTAAATATGGCTAGAAGTTCTTCAACTGGGCTGGATGATTTGCAGAAACCATTGTATTCTGAACCATTAATTTCATATCACCGTAGGTTGCTAATGAAAGCTTTATTGCGTGCTATATCCTTGGGAACTTATGCCCCTGGAAATACTGCTCGTATCTATGGATCTGAAGAGAATGTTCTGCCTCATTGCTTATGCATAATTTTTAGAAGGGCAAAAGATTTTGGTGGTGGAGTTTTCTCTCTTGCAGCTACTGTTATGAGTGACTTAATACAAAAGGACCCTACTTGTTATCCGGTTTTGGATGCAGCTGGTCTTCCATCTGCCTTCTTGGATGCTATAATGGATGATGTTCTCAACTCTTCAGAAGCCATTACTTGCATTCCCCAGTGTTTGGATGCCTTGTGCTTAAATAGTAATGGCCTGCAGGCTGTGAAAGATAGGAACTCTTTGAGGTGTTTTGTGAAAGTGTTTACTTCTAAAACATATTTGCGTGCTCTGGCTGGGGACACACCAGCATCTTTGTCTAGTGGATTGGATGAATTAATGCGCCATGCTTCTTCATTGCGTGGGCCTGGAGTTGAAATGTTAGTTGAAATTCTGGAAACTATCTCAAAAATTGGTTCTGTGGTGGAATCCTCATCCTCGAGTTCTGATCCAAGCTCTTCATCATTGGTTCCAATGGAAATGGATGGTGAGGACAAGAATGTGATCTTAGCTAATAATGAGTCTTCAAAGGCTGATGACACAGAGCACATTTCTGAGCCATCTCCTGATGTGTCAATAGTGAATGTGGAGTCGTTTCTTCCAGATTGCGTTAACAATATTGCTCGTCTACTTGAGACAATTCTTCAGAATGCTGATACATGTCGTATATTTGTTGAGAAAAAAGGAATTGAAGCTATTCTCCAGTTAGTTACATTACCTTTGATGCCAGCTTCTGTTTCTGTTGGGCACAGCATATCTGTTGCCTTTAAAAATTTCTCACCGCAGCATTATGTTTCTCTTGCTCGGGCCGTTTGCTCTTTCTTGAGGGAACATCTAAAGTCTACTAATGAGCTTTTAGATTTGGTGGGAGGGACCCAACTTGCTCTAGTGGAATCTGCAAAGCAGACAAAGGTGTTGAAATATCTTGCTAGTCTTGAAGCTGTCTTAACTCTTTCTGTATTTTTGTTGAAGGGAACAAGCACTGTTGTCTCTGAACTAAGCACTTCAGATGCCGATGTGTTGAAAGATCTTGGGAAAACTTACAAGGAAATAATTTGGCAAATATCATTGTGCAATGATTCTAAGGCGGAGGAAAAGAAGAATGCTGATCAAGAGCCTGAGGTTTCACAGGTACCTCCATCTACGACAATTGAAAGAGAGAGTGATGATGATTCAAATATCCAGACTGTAAGATACACAAACCCAGTTTTTGCTAGGAATGGTTCACATTCACTGTGGAGTGGGGAACGGGAATTCCTTTCTGTTGTTCGCGCTGGAGAAAGTTTGCATCGCCGAAGTCGGCACGGAATATCCCGCATAAGAGGTGGAAGAGCTGGTCGTCATTTGGAAGCTTTAAACATTGATTCAGAAACACCTCCTAGTGCACTGGAAGCACCTTCATCCCAAGATCTGAAAAAGAAAAGCCCCGATGTTATTGTTTCAGAGATTCTTAACAAATTGGCATCAACTTTGCGCTCTTTCTTCACTGCCCTTGTGAAGGGATTCACTTCACCAAATCGTCGCAGAGCTGATTCTGGGTCACTCAGTTCAGCTTCAAAGACTCTTGGAGCTGTTTTAGCTACAAATTTTCTCGAGGCTCTTAGTTTTTCTGGGCATTCTACTTATGCTTCTGGACTTGAAATGTCACTTTCTGTAAAATGTAGATATCTTGGGAAGGTTGTGGATGATATGGTTGCTCTGACATTTGACAGCAGGCGCCGGAGTTGTTATACTGCAAtggttaataatttttatgtccATGGAACTTTTAAAGAGCTCCTCACAACATTTGAAGCTACTAGTCAGTTGCTATGGACACTCCCGTGTTCTCTTCCTTCATCAGACATTGATGTTGGGAAAAAAGGGGAAGGAGGTAAATTGTCCCATAATACATGGCTACTTGATACATTGCAAAGCTACTGTCGTTTGCTTGAGTATTTTGTaaattcttctcttcttttgtCCCCAACCTCGGCATCTCAGGCAGAGCTTCTTGTTCAGCCAGTTGCAGTTGGTCTCTCAATTGGACTCTTTCCAGTTCCTCGAGACCCAGAAGTTTTTGTACGTATGTTGCAATCTCAGGTTCTGGATGTAATTCTACCAGTCTGGAATCATCCCATGTTTTGTAGCTGTAGTCCTGGTTTCGTTGCATCTATTATTTCACTTGTTACACATGTATACTCCGGTGTTGGAGATGTCAAGCGAAGTCGTAGTACCATTGTGGGAAGTACAAACCAACGATTCATGCCCCCTCCACCTGATGAGGCAACCATTGCCACTATTGTTGAGATGGGTTTTTCAAGGGCAAGGGCTGAGGAAGCGTTGAGAAGAGTTGAAACAAACAGCGTTGAAATGGCCATGGAGTGGCTGTTTAGTCATGCTGATGATCCTGTCCAGGAGGATGATGAACTTGCTCGGGCACTTGCTCTGTCCCTAGGAAATAGTTCTGAATCTACTAAAGCTGAGAGTGCTGAGAAGACTATAGACGTGCTAACTGAAGAGGGGCATGTAAAGAAACCTCCGGTTGATGATATACTTGCTGCATCTGTCAAGTTGTTTCAGACTAGTGATTCAGTGTCATTTCAGTTGACAGATTTGCTTGTGACACTTTGCAGTCAGAACAAAGGTGATGATCGTCCAAAGGTAATATCTTATCTTATGCAGCAGTTAAAACTTTGTCCATTGGATTTTTCCCAGGATAATTGTGCATTGAGTGTGTTAGCACATATCTTAGCACTTCTTCTTTTTGAGGATGTAAGTACTCGGGAAATTGCTGCCCAGAATGGCATTATATCTACCATTATAGATATCTTGACTAACTTCAAAGGCAGACAAGAGTTGGGGAAAGAACTACCAGTTCCTAAATGCATTAGTGCTTTACTACTTATATTGGATCAAATGGTGCAGTCAAGACCAAAAGTTGAAAATGTGGAAGGAACTCAAACTGGTTCCCTACCTGATTCTTCAGTGGAGCATGGTTCTCTGCAATTTTCTGATACAGTTTTAccaaaggaaaaaaattcaaatgggAATGAGAAAGAACCTTCAATGGCTTTTGAGAGTATACTGGGAAAATCTACTGGATTTGCAACTGTTGAAGAGAGTCATAAATTGCTGGATGTTGCATGTGATTTGATAAAACAGCATGTTCCTGCTGTAGTCATGCAGGCAGTTCTGCAATTATGTGCTAGGTTAACAAAAACACATGCTTTAGCTTTGCAGTTTCTTGAAAATGGAGGTCTGGCTGCTCTTTTTAATCTTCCGAGGATTTGCTTTTTCCCTGGGTATGACTCTGTTGTGTCAGCTATAGTCCGACACCTCCTTGAAGATCCTCAAACACTGCAGACAGCCATGGAGTTGGAGATACGACAAACTTTAAGTGGAAATCGCCATTCGGGACGTGTTTCTCCTCGATCTTTTTTGACCTCATTGGCACCAGTTATCTCTAGGGATCCTAACGTTTTCATGAAAGCTGCAGCAGCAGTTTGTCAGTTAGAAACATCAGGGGGAAGGACTGTTGTTGTTTTGtcaaaggagaaagagaaagaaaagtcaAAGTCATCTAGTATTGAGGTCGGGTTATCTTCCAATGAATGTGTCCGGATATCTGAAAGCAAGTCTCATGATGGATCAGGGAAATGTTTGAAAAGCCACAAAAAGGTTCCTGTTAATCTCACTCAAGTAATTGATCAGCTTCTTGAGATTGTGCTTAAGTACCCACCTTTGAAAGGTCAGGAAGAATCTGAGCGTGACTCAACATTCATGGATATAGATGAACCTGCCATGAAGGTGAAGGGCAAGTCTAAGGTTGATGAGGCTGGGTCATTAGAGCCCGAGTCTGAAAGGTCTACAGGACTAGTGAAGGTGACTTTTGTTCTCAAGTTACTGAGTGACATTCTTCTGATGTACGGGCATGCAGTTGGTGTTATACTTAGACGTGATTCTGAAATGTGTCAATTCCGTGGATCTAATCAACCATCTGGACATAGTGGTATTATCCACCACATATTACATCGGTTGTTACCGCTCTCTGTTGATAAATCTGCAGGACCTGATGATTGGAGAGGTAAGTTATCTGAAAAGGCTTCATGGTTCTTGGTAGTTTTGTGTGGTCGATCTGGTGAAGGGCGTAAACGAGTGACAAATGAACTTGTTAAAGAATTGGTGTCCTTTTCAAATTTCGAGAGCCATTCCATGAGAAGCAGCTTATTGCCAGATAAGAGGTTATTCACTTTTGTTGATCTAGTGTATTCTATCTTGTCAAAAAATTCGTCATCTGGTAGCTTACCTGGTTCTGGATATTCACCTGATATTGCAAAGAGCATGATAGATGGGGGAATTATTCAGTGTCTTACTAGTATTCTACAAGTGGTTGATCTGGATCATCCTGATGCACCCAAAATTGTGAATCTTATACTCAAAGGTTTAGAAGGTCTTACAAGAGCTGCTAATGCAAGTGAGCAAATATTTAAATCTGATGGGACTGAAAAGAAAAGATCTACTGGTTTAAATGACAGATCTGATGATCAAATAACAGCACCATCTGCAACTGAAGCAGTGGCCCATGATCAAAATGTGGGCAGCCAAGAAGCAATAATAGATACAATGGATAATGCACATGATCAAGGAACTTCTCAAGGTGATGATTGTGCTGATAATCCAAATCAGTCAGTGGAGCAGGATATGAGAGTCGAAGAAGATGGGACATTGTCTCAAAACCCACCAATGGAACTTGGAATGGACTTCATGCGTGAAGAGATGGGAGAGGGTGGTGTCTTGCACAACCCAGATCAAATTGAGATGACTTTTCATGTTGAAAATAGGGCTGATGATGATATGggtgatgaagatgatgatatgggtgatgatggtgatgaggatgaagatgatgatgatggagagGATGAAGACGAGGACATTGCTGAAGATGGTGGGGGCATGATGTCCTTGGCAGATACTGATGTGGAGGATCATGATGATGTTGGCTTTGGAGATGACTATAATGATGAGATGattgatgaagatgatgatgattttCATGAGAATCGTGTCATTGAGGTAAGGTGGAGGGAAGCTCTTGATGGCTTGGATCACTTGCAGATACTTGGACAACCTGGATTTATAGATGTGGCTGCTGAGCCTTTTGAAGGTGTTAATGTGGATGACCTATTTCGTCTTCAGAGTTTTGAGCGTCGTCGTCAAACTGGTAGGTCTTCATTTGAGAGACCTGCTACTGAAGTGAATGGTTTTCAACATCCTCTCCTTGTTAGACCACCGCCATCTGGTGATTTTGTCTCAATGTGGTCGTCTGCTGGTAATTCTACATCCCGAGATTCAGAAGCCATGTCATCTGGGAATCTTGACGTGGCTCATTTCTACATGTTTGATGCACCAATTCTTCCATATGATCATGTGCCAAGTAGTCTGTTTGGTGACCGTTTGGGAGGTGCAGCACCTCCTCCTTTGACAGACTATTCTGTCGGTATGGGCTCATTGCACCTACCTGGAAGAAGAGTGTTAGGTAATGGTAGATGGACTGATGATGGTCAGCCACAAGGAAGTGCTCAAGCGGCATCCATTGCGCAAGCAGTAGAGGAACAATTCCTAGCCCAATTGAACAGTATAGCTCCTGCAAGCAGTCCTGTTGAGCCACAGTTACAAAATTCTGGAGAACAAGAGAATAGGTCTGATACTCTTGCATCTCATGATGGTCCAATATTAACTGCAGGAACTGACTCTACGTGTCAGCAGATTGAAAGTCAGGAGCAAGAAAATGGTAATGGTGAAGAAATTAATGTTGACTCAGTTGCTAGAGATACTGGTGAAGACCTGCCAGCTAATGAGCCTATGTCAGTTCAACCAGTTTCATTGAACATCATGCCAAATGATATTGATTGCACAGTAATTGAAGGAAATGCTACTCCTGATGAGAATGTGGAAATATTTGTTAACTCGTCTGTTAATTCTAATGCTGCTATACAATGTGAAAGGGCTGCTGATGTACCGACTAGCATCCAGGATGTACCAGTTGAATCCATGGAATGCAATGGATCATCAACTGCTGATGGGCAGCATATTAATCATGACTTAGGCGGCTGTGGTTTTGAAACTCCTAATTCAGGTGATTGCCATGCTGCATCAATTTATGCTAGTGCTGATGTTGATATGGGCGGTACTGACACTGAAGGAAATCAGTCAGAGCAACCAGCTGTTTCTGAAGACAGGAGGGATGAGTTGTTATCAGCTCAGAACACAGAGGTTGCTCCAGATGCTTCTCAGGCTGATCAAGTTAGTGCAAATAATGAAGCTTCTGGTGCTAATACAATTGACCCTACCTTTTTGGAGGCTCTGCCTGAAGATTTAAGGGCAGAAGTTCTAGCAAACCAACAAGCTCAGTCTGTTCAACCACCAGCCTATGCGCCACCTTCTGCCGAAGATATTGATCCTGAGTTTTTAGCTGCTCTTCCTCCTGATATTCAAGCAGAGGTGTTGGCCCAACAAAGAGCTCAAAGGGTAGCCCAGCAGGCTGAAGGACAGCCAGTTGACATGGATAATGCTTCTATAATTGCCACTTTTCCTGCT contains:
- the LOC114178672 gene encoding E3 ubiquitin-protein ligase UPL1-like isoform X1, which codes for MKLKRKRALEVPPKIRCFIDRVTSVPLEKIEEPLKGFVWEFDKGDFHHWVDLFNHFDSYFEKYIKPRKDLLIDDDFLNLDPPFPREAILQILRVIRTILDNCTNKHFYSSYEQHLSALLASTDPDVVEASLDTLATFLKKTVGKYSIRDTSLNSKLYALAQGWGGKEEGLGLIASAVPDGCDHIAFELGCTLHFEFYAVNEPENDIKVAEPLVQGLQIIHLSGIDKRVETDLELLHKLVTEYKVPLSLRFSLLSRLRFARAFGSLASRQQYTCIRLYAFIVLIQACADADDLVSFFNAEPGFINELVSLLSYEDAVLEKIRILCLHALAALCQDRSRQQSVQTAVTSGGHRGILSSLMQKAIDSVTSDTSKWSVHFAEALLSLVTVLVSTSSGCSAMREAGFIPTLLPLLKDTNPQHLHLVEKAVRILEAFMDYSNPAAALFRDLGGLDDTISRLKIEVSYVENGGKQPEEKSESSARSVNMARSSSTGLDDLQKPLYSEPLISYHRRLLMKALLRAISLGTYAPGNTARIYGSEENVLPHCLCIIFRRAKDFGGGVFSLAATVMSDLIQKDPTCYPVLDAAGLPSAFLDAIMDDVLNSSEAITCIPQCLDALCLNSNGLQAVKDRNSLRCFVKVFTSKTYLRALAGDTPASLSSGLDELMRHASSLRGPGVEMLVEILETISKIGSVVESSSSSSDPSSSSLVPMEMDGEDKNVILANNESSKADDTEHISEPSPDVSIVNVESFLPDCVNNIARLLETILQNADTCRIFVEKKGIEAILQLVTLPLMPASVSVGHSISVAFKNFSPQHYVSLARAVCSFLREHLKSTNELLDLVGGTQLALVESAKQTKVLKYLASLEAVLTLSVFLLKGTSTVVSELSTSDADVLKDLGKTYKEIIWQISLCNDSKAEEKKNADQEPEVSQVPPSTTIERESDDDSNIQTVRYTNPVFARNGSHSLWSGEREFLSVVRAGESLHRRSRHGISRIRGGRAGRHLEALNIDSETPPSALEAPSSQDLKKKSPDVIVSEILNKLASTLRSFFTALVKGFTSPNRRRADSGSLSSASKTLGAVLATNFLEALSFSGHSTYASGLEMSLSVKCRYLGKVVDDMVALTFDSRRRSCYTAMVNNFYVHGTFKELLTTFEATSQLLWTLPCSLPSSDIDVGKKGEGGKLSHNTWLLDTLQSYCRLLEYFVNSSLLLSPTSASQAELLVQPVAVGLSIGLFPVPRDPEVFVRMLQSQVLDVILPVWNHPMFCSCSPGFVASIISLVTHVYSGVGDVKRSRSTIVGSTNQRFMPPPPDEATIATIVEMGFSRARAEEALRRVETNSVEMAMEWLFSHADDPVQEDDELARALALSLGNSSESTKAESAEKTIDVLTEEGHVKKPPVDDILAASVKLFQTSDSVSFQLTDLLVTLCSQNKGDDRPKVISYLMQQLKLCPLDFSQDNCALSVLAHILALLLFEDVSTREIAAQNGIISTIIDILTNFKGRQELGKELPVPKCISALLLILDQMVQSRPKVENVEGTQTGSLPDSSVEHGSLQFSDTVLPKEKNSNGNEKEPSMAFESILGKSTGFATVEESHKLLDVACDLIKQHVPAVVMQAVLQLCARLTKTHALALQFLENGGLAALFNLPRICFFPGYDSVVSAIVRHLLEDPQTLQTAMELEIRQTLSGNRHSGRVSPRSFLTSLAPVISRDPNVFMKAAAAVCQLETSGGRTVVVLSKEKEKEKSKSSSIEVGLSSNECVRISESKSHDGSGKCLKSHKKVPVNLTQVIDQLLEIVLKYPPLKGQEESERDSTFMDIDEPAMKVKGKSKVDEAGSLEPESERSTGLVKVTFVLKLLSDILLMYGHAVGVILRRDSEMCQFRGSNQPSGHSGIIHHILHRLLPLSVDKSAGPDDWRGKLSEKASWFLVVLCGRSGEGRKRVTNELVKELVSFSNFESHSMRSSLLPDKRLFTFVDLVYSILSKNSSSGSLPGSGYSPDIAKSMIDGGIIQCLTSILQVVDLDHPDAPKIVNLILKGLEGLTRAANASEQIFKSDGTEKKRSTGLNDRSDDQITAPSATEAVAHDQNVGSQEAIIDTMDNAHDQGTSQGDDCADNPNQSVEQDMRVEEDGTLSQNPPMELGMDFMREEMGEGGVLHNPDQIEMTFHVENRADDDMGDEDDDMGDDGDEDEDDDDGEDEDEDIAEDGGGMMSLADTDVEDHDDVGFGDDYNDEMIDEDDDDFHENRVIEVRWREALDGLDHLQILGQPGFIDVAAEPFEGVNVDDLFRLQSFERRRQTGRSSFERPATEVNGFQHPLLVRPPPSGDFVSMWSSAGNSTSRDSEAMSSGNLDVAHFYMFDAPILPYDHVPSSLFGDRLGGAAPPPLTDYSVGMGSLHLPGRRVLGNGRWTDDGQPQGSAQAASIAQAVEEQFLAQLNSIAPASSPVEPQLQNSGEQENRSDTLASHDGPILTAGTDSTCQQIESQEQENGNGEEINVDSVARDTGEDLPANEPMSVQPVSLNIMPNDIDCTVIEGNATPDENVEIFVNSSVNSNAAIQCERAADVPTSIQDVPVESMECNGSSTADGQHINHDLGGCGFETPNSGDCHAASIYASADVDMGGTDTEGNQSEQPAVSEDRRDELLSAQNTEVAPDASQADQVSANNEASGANTIDPTFLEALPEDLRAEVLANQQAQSVQPPAYAPPSAEDIDPEFLAALPPDIQAEVLAQQRAQRVAQQAEGQPVDMDNASIIATFPADLREEVLLTSSEAVLSALPSPLLAEAQILRDRAMSHYQARSLFGSSHRLNNRRNGLGFDRRPVMDRGVGVTIGRRSALTDSLKVKEIEGEPLLDATALKALIRLLRLSQPLGKGLLQRLLLNLCAHSVTMATLIYLLLDMIEPEAEGSVSRSATLNSQRLFGCHSNTVYGQSQLLDGLPPLVFRRILEILTYLATNHSAVAKMLFHFDQSIIPDSSRPVNVHTNEKGKEKVIEGGPSLNPSRSQTGVIPLVLFLRLLSRPLFLRSNAHLEQVMGLIQVIVDTAASRLESQSQSEKEMADTQKLSASEVPSNTEKDAALVEPDSNQQDKRADMHVCHSEGKKSTDMYNIFLQLPQSDLRNLCSLLGREGLSDKMYMLAGEVLKKLAFIVPSHRKFFTLELSESAHALTGSAISELVTLQKTNMLGLSAGSMAGAAILRVLQALSSLTSLSTVGEMDMDNGVDQHDDQATIWNLNTALEPLWQELSNCISAAEMQLGQSSFSPSMSNINVAENLQGSSTSPPLPPGTQRLLPFIEAFFVLCEKLQANESFMQQDHGNVTAREVKESAGCSASTSVKGGDSQRKLDGAITFTRFAEKHRRLSNAFIRQNPGLLEKSLSMMLKAPRLIDFDNKRAYFRSRIRQQHDQHLSGPLRISVRRAYILEDSYNQLRMRPTQDLKGRLNVQFQGEEGIDAGGLTREWYQLLSRVIFDKGALLFTTVGNNATFQPNPNSVYQTEHLSYFKFVGRVVGKALFDGQLLDVYFTRSFYKHILGVKVTYHDIEAVDPDYYKNLKWMLENDVSDVPDLTFSMDADEEKHILYEKNEVTDYELKPGGRNIRVTEETKHEYVDLVADHLLTNAIRPQINSFLEGFNELVPRELISIFNDKELELLISGLPEIDLDDLKANTEYTGYTVASNVVQWFWEVVKTFNKEDMARLLQFVTGTSKVPLEGFKALQGISGPQRFQIHKAYGAPDRLPSAHTCFNQLDLPEYTSKEQLQERLLLAIHEASEGFGFG
- the LOC114178672 gene encoding E3 ubiquitin-protein ligase UPL1-like isoform X2; protein product: MKLKRKRALEVPPKIRCFIDRVTSVPLEKIEEPLKGFVWEFDKGDFHHWVDLFNHFDSYFEKYIKPRKDLLIDDDFLNLDPPFPREAILQILRVIRTILDNCTNKHFYSSYEHLSALLASTDPDVVEASLDTLATFLKKTVGKYSIRDTSLNSKLYALAQGWGGKEEGLGLIASAVPDGCDHIAFELGCTLHFEFYAVNEPENDIKVAEPLVQGLQIIHLSGIDKRVETDLELLHKLVTEYKVPLSLRFSLLSRLRFARAFGSLASRQQYTCIRLYAFIVLIQACADADDLVSFFNAEPGFINELVSLLSYEDAVLEKIRILCLHALAALCQDRSRQQSVQTAVTSGGHRGILSSLMQKAIDSVTSDTSKWSVHFAEALLSLVTVLVSTSSGCSAMREAGFIPTLLPLLKDTNPQHLHLVEKAVRILEAFMDYSNPAAALFRDLGGLDDTISRLKIEVSYVENGGKQPEEKSESSARSVNMARSSSTGLDDLQKPLYSEPLISYHRRLLMKALLRAISLGTYAPGNTARIYGSEENVLPHCLCIIFRRAKDFGGGVFSLAATVMSDLIQKDPTCYPVLDAAGLPSAFLDAIMDDVLNSSEAITCIPQCLDALCLNSNGLQAVKDRNSLRCFVKVFTSKTYLRALAGDTPASLSSGLDELMRHASSLRGPGVEMLVEILETISKIGSVVESSSSSSDPSSSSLVPMEMDGEDKNVILANNESSKADDTEHISEPSPDVSIVNVESFLPDCVNNIARLLETILQNADTCRIFVEKKGIEAILQLVTLPLMPASVSVGHSISVAFKNFSPQHYVSLARAVCSFLREHLKSTNELLDLVGGTQLALVESAKQTKVLKYLASLEAVLTLSVFLLKGTSTVVSELSTSDADVLKDLGKTYKEIIWQISLCNDSKAEEKKNADQEPEVSQVPPSTTIERESDDDSNIQTVRYTNPVFARNGSHSLWSGEREFLSVVRAGESLHRRSRHGISRIRGGRAGRHLEALNIDSETPPSALEAPSSQDLKKKSPDVIVSEILNKLASTLRSFFTALVKGFTSPNRRRADSGSLSSASKTLGAVLATNFLEALSFSGHSTYASGLEMSLSVKCRYLGKVVDDMVALTFDSRRRSCYTAMVNNFYVHGTFKELLTTFEATSQLLWTLPCSLPSSDIDVGKKGEGGKLSHNTWLLDTLQSYCRLLEYFVNSSLLLSPTSASQAELLVQPVAVGLSIGLFPVPRDPEVFVRMLQSQVLDVILPVWNHPMFCSCSPGFVASIISLVTHVYSGVGDVKRSRSTIVGSTNQRFMPPPPDEATIATIVEMGFSRARAEEALRRVETNSVEMAMEWLFSHADDPVQEDDELARALALSLGNSSESTKAESAEKTIDVLTEEGHVKKPPVDDILAASVKLFQTSDSVSFQLTDLLVTLCSQNKGDDRPKVISYLMQQLKLCPLDFSQDNCALSVLAHILALLLFEDVSTREIAAQNGIISTIIDILTNFKGRQELGKELPVPKCISALLLILDQMVQSRPKVENVEGTQTGSLPDSSVEHGSLQFSDTVLPKEKNSNGNEKEPSMAFESILGKSTGFATVEESHKLLDVACDLIKQHVPAVVMQAVLQLCARLTKTHALALQFLENGGLAALFNLPRICFFPGYDSVVSAIVRHLLEDPQTLQTAMELEIRQTLSGNRHSGRVSPRSFLTSLAPVISRDPNVFMKAAAAVCQLETSGGRTVVVLSKEKEKEKSKSSSIEVGLSSNECVRISESKSHDGSGKCLKSHKKVPVNLTQVIDQLLEIVLKYPPLKGQEESERDSTFMDIDEPAMKVKGKSKVDEAGSLEPESERSTGLVKVTFVLKLLSDILLMYGHAVGVILRRDSEMCQFRGSNQPSGHSGIIHHILHRLLPLSVDKSAGPDDWRGKLSEKASWFLVVLCGRSGEGRKRVTNELVKELVSFSNFESHSMRSSLLPDKRLFTFVDLVYSILSKNSSSGSLPGSGYSPDIAKSMIDGGIIQCLTSILQVVDLDHPDAPKIVNLILKGLEGLTRAANASEQIFKSDGTEKKRSTGLNDRSDDQITAPSATEAVAHDQNVGSQEAIIDTMDNAHDQGTSQGDDCADNPNQSVEQDMRVEEDGTLSQNPPMELGMDFMREEMGEGGVLHNPDQIEMTFHVENRADDDMGDEDDDMGDDGDEDEDDDDGEDEDEDIAEDGGGMMSLADTDVEDHDDVGFGDDYNDEMIDEDDDDFHENRVIEVRWREALDGLDHLQILGQPGFIDVAAEPFEGVNVDDLFRLQSFERRRQTGRSSFERPATEVNGFQHPLLVRPPPSGDFVSMWSSAGNSTSRDSEAMSSGNLDVAHFYMFDAPILPYDHVPSSLFGDRLGGAAPPPLTDYSVGMGSLHLPGRRVLGNGRWTDDGQPQGSAQAASIAQAVEEQFLAQLNSIAPASSPVEPQLQNSGEQENRSDTLASHDGPILTAGTDSTCQQIESQEQENGNGEEINVDSVARDTGEDLPANEPMSVQPVSLNIMPNDIDCTVIEGNATPDENVEIFVNSSVNSNAAIQCERAADVPTSIQDVPVESMECNGSSTADGQHINHDLGGCGFETPNSGDCHAASIYASADVDMGGTDTEGNQSEQPAVSEDRRDELLSAQNTEVAPDASQADQVSANNEASGANTIDPTFLEALPEDLRAEVLANQQAQSVQPPAYAPPSAEDIDPEFLAALPPDIQAEVLAQQRAQRVAQQAEGQPVDMDNASIIATFPADLREEVLLTSSEAVLSALPSPLLAEAQILRDRAMSHYQARSLFGSSHRLNNRRNGLGFDRRPVMDRGVGVTIGRRSALTDSLKVKEIEGEPLLDATALKALIRLLRLSQPLGKGLLQRLLLNLCAHSVTMATLIYLLLDMIEPEAEGSVSRSATLNSQRLFGCHSNTVYGQSQLLDGLPPLVFRRILEILTYLATNHSAVAKMLFHFDQSIIPDSSRPVNVHTNEKGKEKVIEGGPSLNPSRSQTGVIPLVLFLRLLSRPLFLRSNAHLEQVMGLIQVIVDTAASRLESQSQSEKEMADTQKLSASEVPSNTEKDAALVEPDSNQQDKRADMHVCHSEGKKSTDMYNIFLQLPQSDLRNLCSLLGREGLSDKMYMLAGEVLKKLAFIVPSHRKFFTLELSESAHALTGSAISELVTLQKTNMLGLSAGSMAGAAILRVLQALSSLTSLSTVGEMDMDNGVDQHDDQATIWNLNTALEPLWQELSNCISAAEMQLGQSSFSPSMSNINVAENLQGSSTSPPLPPGTQRLLPFIEAFFVLCEKLQANESFMQQDHGNVTAREVKESAGCSASTSVKGGDSQRKLDGAITFTRFAEKHRRLSNAFIRQNPGLLEKSLSMMLKAPRLIDFDNKRAYFRSRIRQQHDQHLSGPLRISVRRAYILEDSYNQLRMRPTQDLKGRLNVQFQGEEGIDAGGLTREWYQLLSRVIFDKGALLFTTVGNNATFQPNPNSVYQTEHLSYFKFVGRVVGKALFDGQLLDVYFTRSFYKHILGVKVTYHDIEAVDPDYYKNLKWMLENDVSDVPDLTFSMDADEEKHILYEKNEVTDYELKPGGRNIRVTEETKHEYVDLVADHLLTNAIRPQINSFLEGFNELVPRELISIFNDKELELLISGLPEIDLDDLKANTEYTGYTVASNVVQWFWEVVKTFNKEDMARLLQFVTGTSKVPLEGFKALQGISGPQRFQIHKAYGAPDRLPSAHTCFNQLDLPEYTSKEQLQERLLLAIHEASEGFGFG